The following are encoded together in the Cytophagia bacterium CHB2 genome:
- a CDS encoding carbamoyltransferase — MAVLSITQGHDTGAVIVKDGRILAAISEERLSRIKMDTQFPSRSIPAVMQIAGVKHEDIKHVVIPELRKGEDIFKNIFPKYPKSVFAGSKSARAGFGDRTRQLVMSGSLLMKTYPRMALLYRRYEKRLREMFPQAQLHRVEHHLTHAASAYYTSGFEKAIVITGDAWGDFVSTMVCLGEGKKMRAVHRSYYPNSLGHYYQSLTNWLGFRGGRHEGKILGLAAFGDPASPVYDEIKGLLVCEGLDVHAPYMMGKIWHKKMPFAKSSMMSKLVAKYKREDIAAAFQRRFEEVVTTLVKNAMEHYKVDSFCLAGGIFANVKLNQRVFEVPGVKRVYIFPNMGDGGVCAGGALYYDINQNGSRGSALPHAYLGPDYSEKQMEKALRDKGVPFEYHKDIEVKVAGLLTQNKVVARFNGAMEYGPRALGNRSILYPAVDPAVNKWLNDRLKRTEFMPFAPVTLMEEAPRCYKNLSGAEYPARFMTITFDCTDFMRTKSPAAVHVDNTARPQLIDEQSNASYYRILKEYYKLTGIPSIVNTSFNMHEEPIVCSPEDAIRAFQLGHLDYLALGPFLIKGQNQN; from the coding sequence ATGGCCGTCCTTTCCATCACCCAGGGGCATGACACCGGCGCCGTCATCGTCAAAGACGGGCGCATACTGGCAGCAATCAGCGAAGAACGGTTGTCACGCATCAAAATGGACACGCAGTTCCCCTCACGCTCGATTCCGGCTGTGATGCAGATCGCGGGCGTGAAACACGAAGACATCAAGCATGTCGTGATTCCCGAGCTGCGCAAGGGCGAAGACATTTTCAAAAATATTTTTCCGAAGTATCCGAAAAGCGTTTTTGCCGGCTCAAAGTCCGCGCGGGCGGGATTTGGCGACCGCACGCGACAATTGGTGATGTCCGGCAGCTTGCTCATGAAAACCTATCCGCGCATGGCGCTGCTGTATCGCCGCTACGAAAAACGCCTGCGCGAGATGTTTCCCCAAGCGCAGTTGCATCGCGTCGAGCATCATTTGACGCACGCCGCTTCGGCGTATTACACCAGCGGCTTCGAAAAGGCTATCGTGATCACCGGCGATGCCTGGGGCGATTTCGTTTCGACGATGGTTTGCCTCGGTGAAGGCAAAAAGATGAGAGCCGTGCACCGCAGCTATTATCCCAATTCGCTCGGGCATTATTACCAAAGCCTGACCAACTGGCTCGGCTTTCGCGGCGGCCGGCACGAGGGAAAAATTCTCGGACTCGCGGCGTTCGGCGATCCCGCCTCACCGGTGTATGATGAAATCAAAGGCCTGTTGGTGTGTGAAGGCCTGGACGTACATGCGCCTTATATGATGGGAAAAATCTGGCATAAAAAAATGCCGTTTGCCAAAAGCAGCATGATGAGCAAGTTGGTGGCCAAGTACAAGCGTGAAGATATTGCCGCGGCCTTTCAGCGTCGCTTCGAGGAAGTCGTGACCACGCTGGTGAAGAATGCGATGGAACATTACAAAGTCGACAGTTTCTGCCTGGCCGGCGGCATTTTTGCGAACGTGAAATTGAATCAGCGTGTGTTCGAAGTGCCGGGCGTGAAGCGGGTTTATATTTTCCCGAATATGGGCGATGGCGGCGTCTGCGCCGGCGGCGCACTGTATTACGACATCAATCAAAACGGCTCGCGCGGCAGCGCCCTGCCGCATGCTTATCTCGGCCCGGATTATTCCGAGAAGCAAATGGAAAAGGCGCTGCGCGACAAAGGCGTGCCGTTCGAATATCACAAGGATATCGAAGTCAAAGTTGCCGGATTGTTGACGCAAAACAAAGTGGTGGCGCGTTTCAACGGCGCGATGGAATATGGCCCGCGCGCGCTCGGCAACCGCTCGATCTTATATCCCGCGGTCGATCCGGCGGTCAACAAATGGCTCAACGACCGCCTCAAACGCACGGAGTTCATGCCGTTCGCGCCGGTGACGCTGATGGAGGAAGCGCCGCGCTGCTACAAGAATTTGAGCGGTGCGGAATATCCGGCGCGCTTCATGACGATTACTTTCGATTGCACGGATTTCATGCGCACAAAATCGCCGGCAGCCGTGCACGTTGACAACACTGCGCGGCCGCAGTTGATCGACGAACAATCGAATGCCAGTTATTATCGCATCTTGAAGGAGTATTACAAGCTCACCGGCATTCCGAGCATCGTCAATACCAGCTTCAACATGCACGAAGAGCCGATCGTTTGTTCGCCGGAAGACGCCATCCGCGCCTTTCAGCTCGGCCATCTCGATTACCTGGCGCTCGGGCCGTTTCTCATCAAAGGCCAAAACCAAAATTAA
- a CDS encoding class I SAM-dependent methyltransferase: MRDWKNKLAYRISGQNRRKKFDTFMQVFAPEATTRILDVGAAEEEYSATDNLLEKLYPHQRNITALGVDQYRKFRARYPAVQAQVYDGKIFPFPDQSFDLCWSNAVIEHVGDRERQILFLKEIRRVAKNAYLTTPNRFFPVEVHTRTPLLHYLPKPLFERYLRLMGKGWAAGDYMFLLSYNDICGILRDAGIQHYRIKRNHLFGFTLDFVIMFGEKFEISRRQPQADFAYSQ, translated from the coding sequence TCAGCGGCCAAAATCGCCGCAAGAAATTCGACACCTTCATGCAGGTTTTTGCGCCGGAGGCAACCACCCGGATTCTCGATGTCGGCGCTGCGGAAGAAGAGTACAGCGCCACAGACAATCTTCTTGAAAAGCTGTATCCGCATCAGCGCAACATCACGGCGCTGGGCGTGGACCAGTACCGGAAATTCCGCGCGCGCTATCCCGCAGTTCAGGCGCAGGTGTATGACGGCAAGATTTTTCCATTCCCGGATCAAAGCTTCGATCTTTGCTGGTCGAACGCGGTGATCGAGCACGTGGGCGATCGCGAGCGCCAGATTCTGTTCTTGAAAGAAATCCGCCGCGTCGCGAAAAATGCCTACCTCACCACGCCGAACCGCTTTTTTCCGGTGGAGGTGCACACGCGCACGCCGCTGCTGCATTATCTGCCCAAGCCGCTGTTCGAGCGCTATCTGCGGCTCATGGGAAAAGGCTGGGCGGCCGGCGATTACATGTTTCTGCTGTCGTACAACGACATTTGCGGGATTCTGCGGGACGCCGGCATTCAACACTATCGCATCAAACGCAATCATTTGTTCGGTTTCACGCTTGACTTCGTGATCATGTTCGGCGAAAAATTTGAAATCAGCCGGCGGCAACCGCAGGCCGATTTTGCCTATTCACAATAA